From Amphritea atlantica, a single genomic window includes:
- a CDS encoding AAA family ATPase, with translation MTPELIKALSEPNNYPHPVSEIRVIETHISWVILTGEIAYKIKKPVDFGFLDFTSLESRKHYCNEELRLNQRLAPDIYQEVIAICGSPANPKLTRQELTNPEPATIPSTKLASTAAASTNSDARAADIDNAGVDSSAQPFEYAVKMRQFDDALRLDRLLQKSALTNAHIDALSQQIAEFHLAVPHASNDGPWGETDTVWRVVSDNFAHTGEHLDSLDDWMELQQLAYQVSQQFRSLSSKIEQRKREGNIRECHGDLHLANTTLLENQVRLFDCIEFNLEFRWIDTICDLAFLLMDLEANQQHAFSNRCLNRYLEITGDYDGTQLLNFYKGYRAMVRAKVAVIGKEHNLEVYRRYIKLALSYANKPSPVLFLMHGVSGSGKSYLSQHLLEHSGAIRIRSDVERKRLHRELSLKGEKLEMYGNEMNAHTFNHLKALTKTLLRAGETVIVDATFIRERTRQSYIRIAKKLGVEIRIISCTCNQLLMEQRLERREAEGSDPSDADVKIMRQQQKTGQPLTRAEQHYCYKVDTNSANPIESLFEMIRQDPLITLPVSD, from the coding sequence ATGACTCCAGAACTGATCAAAGCCCTGTCAGAACCAAACAATTATCCTCATCCGGTCTCCGAGATCCGGGTGATTGAGACGCATATCTCCTGGGTAATTCTGACCGGTGAGATCGCCTATAAAATCAAAAAACCGGTCGATTTTGGTTTCCTGGATTTTACCAGTCTGGAGAGTCGCAAACACTACTGTAATGAAGAACTCCGCCTGAATCAGCGATTAGCTCCGGATATTTATCAGGAAGTGATCGCGATTTGTGGCTCGCCGGCCAACCCTAAATTAACCCGCCAGGAATTAACCAATCCTGAACCGGCCACTATCCCCTCAACAAAACTTGCTTCAACGGCAGCGGCATCGACGAATTCTGACGCGCGCGCTGCAGATATTGACAACGCAGGGGTGGATAGTTCTGCACAACCGTTCGAGTATGCCGTAAAAATGCGGCAGTTTGACGATGCCCTGCGGTTAGACCGCCTGTTACAGAAAAGCGCCCTGACCAACGCTCATATTGACGCGTTGAGTCAGCAGATCGCTGAGTTTCATCTCGCTGTACCCCATGCCAGTAACGACGGCCCCTGGGGCGAGACGGACACCGTCTGGCGGGTGGTCAGCGATAATTTCGCTCACACAGGCGAGCATCTTGACTCCCTCGATGACTGGATGGAACTGCAGCAACTCGCCTATCAGGTCAGCCAGCAGTTCCGCAGTCTGTCTTCAAAGATTGAACAACGCAAGCGCGAGGGCAATATTCGTGAGTGCCACGGTGATCTGCACCTGGCCAATACCACCCTGCTGGAAAATCAGGTCAGACTGTTTGACTGTATTGAGTTCAATCTGGAGTTCCGCTGGATAGACACCATCTGTGATCTGGCCTTCCTGCTGATGGACCTGGAAGCCAATCAACAGCACGCTTTTTCCAACCGCTGCCTGAACCGCTATCTGGAGATCACCGGCGACTACGACGGCACCCAGCTACTTAATTTTTATAAGGGCTATCGGGCGATGGTGCGTGCCAAGGTTGCAGTGATCGGCAAAGAACACAACCTGGAGGTGTACCGCCGCTATATCAAGCTGGCTTTAAGTTATGCCAACAAACCCTCCCCGGTGCTGTTCCTTATGCACGGTGTTTCCGGCAGCGGAAAAAGCTATCTGAGCCAGCACTTGCTGGAACACAGCGGCGCGATCCGTATCCGCTCAGACGTTGAGCGCAAGCGCCTGCACCGGGAGCTCAGTCTGAAAGGGGAAAAGCTGGAGATGTATGGCAATGAGATGAATGCCCATACCTTCAATCATCTTAAAGCACTGACCAAGACACTGCTCAGAGCAGGCGAAACCGTGATCGTTGATGCAACCTTTATTCGTGAGCGTACCCGTCAGAGCTATATCCGTATAGCTAAAAAACTGGGGGTTGAGATTCGCATAATATCCTGTACCTGCAACCAGTTGTTGATGGAGCAACGCCTGGAGCGCCGCGAAGCAGAGGGGTCGGACCCATCAGATGCCGATGTGAAGATCATGCGACAACAGCAGAAAACCGGGCAGCCATTAACCAGAGCAGAACAACACTACTGTTACAAAGTGGACACCAACTCAGCTAACCCGATTGAAAGCCTTTTCGAAATGATCAGACAGGACCCCCTGATCACACTGCCTGTAAGTGACTGA
- the mrcB gene encoding penicillin-binding protein 1B produces the protein MAKKRGAAASRSQKSRKTKSNKPSWKRRLFKLFLKVSLVMLVIAAAGLVYLDAQVRAKFEGKRWALPAKVYARPLELFPGQQLSRDDLKIELKGLGYQFTSRASQPGSAEWATSRVRVFTRGFDFPDGQESARKLLIDFSGDTLTRIRDESGSQLPLARLEPVLIGGIYPKDNEDRDLIQLSEAPPHLVDALIAIEDRNYYSHFGISPRGITRAMVANLKAGRFVQGGSTLTQQLIKNFYLSSERSLSRKLTEIPMAVLLDLHYSKDEILEAYLNEVYLGQEGSRAIHGFGLASQYLFAQPIGELKLHQVALMAAMVKGPSFYDPRRHPQRATERRNLVLKVLQEQGSISPEERLAAETQPLGVVKQQSLLKGAYPAYLDLVKRQLREEYPEEALNSDGLRVFTALDPIAQTRAENSLVGVIGKLQQRHGSSIKELEGSMVVSNPLSGEVLAIVGGRNTRYQGFNRALDTLRPVGSLIKPVVYLAALEGDYSLASVIEDEPVEVKLPNGDVWQPQNYSRTSHGPVPLHTALAHSYNQSSARLGLEVGTPKVVDMLKRLGLQRDVDEFPSMLLGSTALSPLEVAQLYQTIAGNGFQVPMRAIRMVTDNENQELSRYSYNILQTVASGPVHLIQYGLQEVVREGTARSVYNRLPQELTVAGKTGTTNDQRDSWFAGFAGDRLAVVWLGLDNNKPLPLTGSSGALRVWTEFMAQARPQPFMAERPDTITYHWVEDSSGLMSGEGCVGARQLPFIEGTEPKESSGCGDNVISNPLDLFKRWFRTE, from the coding sequence ATGGCAAAAAAGAGAGGGGCAGCAGCATCCCGTTCCCAAAAGAGTCGCAAAACGAAGTCAAATAAGCCCTCCTGGAAGCGTCGGCTATTTAAACTGTTTCTGAAAGTCTCCCTGGTGATGCTGGTTATTGCCGCCGCCGGGCTGGTTTATCTTGATGCTCAGGTCAGGGCTAAGTTTGAGGGTAAACGCTGGGCGCTGCCGGCGAAAGTCTATGCCCGTCCTCTGGAGCTGTTTCCCGGTCAGCAGCTGAGTCGGGACGATCTGAAAATTGAGCTGAAAGGGCTGGGGTATCAGTTCACCTCCCGGGCCTCTCAGCCGGGTAGTGCTGAATGGGCTACCTCACGGGTGCGGGTTTTTACCCGTGGTTTTGATTTCCCCGACGGACAGGAGAGCGCCCGTAAACTGCTGATTGATTTCAGCGGCGATACGCTCACCCGTATCCGTGATGAGTCCGGCAGTCAGTTGCCGCTGGCGCGCTTAGAACCGGTGCTGATTGGAGGGATCTACCCCAAAGATAATGAAGATCGTGATCTGATTCAGTTGTCTGAAGCACCACCCCATCTGGTGGATGCACTGATCGCTATTGAGGACCGTAACTATTACAGTCATTTCGGTATCTCTCCCAGGGGGATTACCCGGGCGATGGTGGCCAATCTTAAAGCCGGACGATTTGTACAGGGGGGCAGCACCCTGACGCAACAGCTGATTAAGAACTTCTACCTTAGTTCTGAACGCTCTCTGAGTCGTAAGCTGACTGAGATTCCGATGGCGGTATTGCTGGATCTGCACTATAGCAAGGATGAGATCCTCGAAGCCTATCTCAACGAAGTGTATCTGGGGCAGGAGGGCTCCCGGGCGATTCATGGCTTCGGTCTGGCCAGCCAGTATCTCTTCGCTCAGCCGATCGGCGAGTTGAAACTGCATCAGGTCGCGCTGATGGCGGCCATGGTCAAGGGCCCCTCTTTCTATGACCCCCGTCGTCATCCTCAGCGAGCCACCGAGCGCCGCAATCTGGTGCTGAAGGTGCTGCAGGAGCAGGGTAGCATCTCCCCGGAGGAGCGGCTGGCGGCGGAGACTCAACCCCTGGGAGTGGTGAAACAGCAGAGTCTGCTTAAAGGTGCTTATCCGGCCTATCTGGATCTGGTGAAACGGCAACTGCGGGAAGAGTATCCCGAAGAGGCCCTCAACAGTGATGGCTTGCGGGTGTTTACTGCGTTGGATCCGATCGCTCAGACCCGGGCAGAAAACAGCCTGGTCGGTGTCATCGGTAAATTGCAGCAGCGTCATGGATCATCAATCAAAGAGCTGGAAGGCAGTATGGTGGTGAGTAACCCGCTGAGTGGCGAAGTGCTGGCCATTGTCGGCGGTCGAAACACCCGCTACCAGGGCTTTAACCGGGCTCTGGATACCCTGCGCCCGGTCGGTTCGCTGATTAAACCGGTGGTCTATCTGGCTGCGCTGGAAGGGGATTATAGTCTCGCTTCGGTTATCGAGGATGAGCCGGTCGAGGTGAAGCTGCCAAACGGCGATGTCTGGCAACCGCAGAATTACAGCCGCACCAGTCACGGTCCGGTACCGTTGCATACGGCATTGGCACACTCCTACAATCAGTCTTCAGCCCGTCTGGGGCTTGAGGTAGGCACACCGAAAGTGGTGGATATGCTGAAACGGCTGGGATTGCAGCGAGATGTCGATGAGTTCCCTTCGATGCTGCTCGGTTCTACGGCTTTATCGCCACTGGAAGTGGCGCAGCTTTATCAGACTATCGCCGGAAACGGCTTTCAGGTGCCGATGCGGGCTATCCGGATGGTGACGGATAATGAGAATCAGGAGCTGTCACGCTATTCGTACAATATTCTGCAGACGGTAGCTTCCGGTCCGGTGCATCTGATTCAGTACGGTTTACAGGAAGTTGTGCGCGAGGGCACTGCCCGTTCGGTGTATAATCGGTTGCCGCAGGAGCTTACGGTAGCGGGTAAAACCGGCACCACCAATGATCAGCGTGACAGCTGGTTTGCCGGGTTTGCCGGCGACCGGCTGGCGGTTGTCTGGCTGGGGCTGGATAATAATAAACCGCTGCCTCTGACCGGTAGTAGTGGTGCGCTGCGGGTATGGACCGAGTTTATGGCACAGGCCCGGCCACAGCCTTTCATGGCGGAACGGCCGGACACCATCACTTATCACTGGGTCGAAGATTCCTCCGGTCTGATGTCGGGTGAAGGCTGTGTGGGAGCCCGTCAATTGCCATTTATTGAAGGCACTGAACCTAAGGAATCGTCCGGGTGCGGTGATAATGTTATCAGTAATCCGCTTGATCTTTTCAAGCGCTGGTTCAGAACGGAATAG
- a CDS encoding tetratricopeptide repeat protein, with protein MSKVITTGCGLLLTSLLAGCMGGNANINPIVEDRSVSRSTTGNGVMIDQNVSSGTAVTTPVDTAQGFTVVSSPASSQMSSQVAAPTPVSSSNPAVIALLQGAVAQQKQGEFSAAQSSLERAQRIAPRDPHVYMQLADLRRQQGQYLQAEQFALKGLTLARGQSALERRLWILIADIRSEGGDHSGAAAARDKARLY; from the coding sequence ATGAGTAAAGTTATAACAACGGGTTGCGGGCTGCTCTTAACATCATTGCTGGCGGGGTGTATGGGCGGTAATGCCAATATAAACCCCATTGTTGAAGATCGTTCGGTATCCCGCTCGACAACCGGAAACGGGGTGATGATCGATCAGAATGTCAGTTCAGGAACCGCCGTGACTACGCCGGTGGATACCGCTCAGGGATTCACCGTCGTGAGCAGTCCGGCGAGCAGTCAGATGAGCAGTCAGGTTGCTGCGCCAACACCGGTCTCCAGCAGTAATCCTGCTGTCATTGCCCTGCTTCAGGGCGCTGTGGCGCAGCAGAAACAGGGTGAGTTCAGTGCCGCGCAAAGCAGCCTTGAACGGGCGCAGCGGATCGCTCCCCGGGATCCTCATGTGTATATGCAGCTGGCCGATTTGCGTCGTCAGCAGGGGCAGTATCTGCAGGCGGAACAGTTTGCCCTGAAAGGCCTGACACTGGCCCGGGGACAGTCTGCACTGGAGCGCAGGTTATGGATTCTGATTGCCGATATTCGCAGCGAAGGCGGTGATCACAGTGGTGCTGCGGCTGCCCGGGATAAAGCCCGTTTGTACTGA
- a CDS encoding cytochrome c, with protein MNETFTKSMARNIFFGGSLFFFLLLIGLTTHSVRGLPEQDNRQNLTEEVALGKKVWEDNNCIGCHTLLGEGAYFAPELGNVYERFGHSKEAIKGFIQSRPVNGIPGRRSMPQFNLTDQELDAIAAFLKYSSEIKANNWPPNIQG; from the coding sequence ATGAACGAAACGTTTACCAAATCGATGGCCAGGAATATCTTCTTCGGAGGAAGCTTGTTCTTCTTTCTGTTGCTGATAGGACTGACCACACACTCCGTGCGGGGCTTACCTGAACAGGATAACCGCCAGAACCTGACTGAAGAGGTTGCTCTCGGTAAGAAGGTCTGGGAAGACAATAATTGCATTGGCTGCCACACGTTACTGGGCGAAGGGGCATATTTCGCGCCGGAACTGGGTAATGTTTATGAGCGCTTCGGCCACAGTAAAGAGGCGATTAAAGGGTTTATCCAGAGCCGTCCGGTGAATGGTATTCCAGGGCGCCGCAGTATGCCTCAGTTTAACCTGACTGATCAGGAACTGGATGCGATAGCAGCGTTCCTGAAATACTCCTCAGAAATCAAAGCCAATAACTGGCCACCGAATATTCAGGGCTAA
- a CDS encoding cbb3-type cytochrome c oxidase subunit I, with protein MKYTSQAVAKPYFIAAIALFVGQILFGLIMGLQYVMGDFLFPEIPFNVARMVHTNLLIVWLLFGFMGSTYYLVPEESQTELYSPKLALLLFWVFLVAGALTIVGYLAVPYATLAKITGNDLLPTMGREFLEQPTITKIGIVIVALGFLFNVGMTILRGRKTVISMVLMLGLLGLAVFFLFSFYNPDNLVLDKMFWWWVVHLWVEGVWELILGAILAFTLIKITGVDREVIEKWLYMIIAMALITGLLGTGHHYYYIGTPDYWLWIGSVFSAMEPVPFFMMTLFAFNMVNKRRRQHPNRAATLWALGTGVMAFLGAGVWGFLHTLAPVNYYTHGSQITAAHGHMAFYGAYVMIVLTMISYAMPMLNGRDAANSNKSQVAEMWAFWLMTVSMVFITLFLTGAGILQVYLQRYSENPLPFMMVQDQISLFYWLREVAGVIFLIGLVVYITSFFIKGEEARLVKAENVISD; from the coding sequence ATGAAATATACATCTCAAGCGGTTGCGAAACCGTATTTTATTGCGGCAATTGCCCTGTTTGTCGGACAGATCCTGTTCGGCCTGATCATGGGTCTGCAATATGTTATGGGTGATTTCCTGTTTCCGGAAATACCTTTCAACGTTGCCCGTATGGTGCACACAAATCTGCTGATTGTGTGGTTGCTGTTTGGCTTTATGGGGTCGACTTACTATCTGGTGCCCGAGGAATCTCAAACCGAGTTGTACTCACCAAAACTGGCGTTGCTGCTGTTCTGGGTATTTCTGGTTGCTGGCGCACTGACGATTGTCGGTTATCTGGCGGTGCCTTATGCAACGCTGGCCAAAATTACCGGTAATGACCTGTTGCCGACGATGGGGCGGGAATTCCTTGAACAGCCGACAATCACTAAGATTGGTATTGTGATTGTGGCGCTGGGCTTCCTGTTTAATGTTGGCATGACCATTTTGCGGGGCCGCAAGACTGTTATATCCATGGTTCTGATGCTGGGACTACTAGGATTGGCGGTGTTCTTCCTGTTCTCCTTCTACAACCCCGATAACCTGGTGCTGGACAAGATGTTCTGGTGGTGGGTGGTACATCTGTGGGTCGAGGGTGTCTGGGAACTGATTCTGGGTGCGATCCTGGCATTTACCCTGATCAAAATTACCGGTGTCGATCGGGAGGTTATTGAAAAGTGGCTGTATATGATCATTGCGATGGCGCTGATTACCGGCCTGCTGGGCACCGGTCACCACTATTACTACATCGGTACTCCGGATTACTGGCTGTGGATCGGCTCGGTGTTCTCTGCGATGGAGCCGGTGCCGTTCTTTATGATGACGCTGTTTGCCTTCAATATGGTAAACAAACGCCGCCGTCAGCATCCGAACCGTGCCGCGACGCTGTGGGCGCTGGGCACCGGAGTGATGGCCTTCCTGGGGGCCGGGGTCTGGGGCTTCCTGCATACGCTGGCTCCGGTGAATTATTACACTCACGGTTCGCAGATCACTGCAGCCCACGGTCACATGGCTTTTTACGGCGCCTACGTGATGATCGTCCTGACGATGATCTCCTATGCGATGCCGATGCTGAATGGCCGGGATGCGGCGAACAGCAATAAATCACAGGTCGCTGAGATGTGGGCCTTCTGGCTAATGACCGTGTCTATGGTGTTTATTACCCTGTTCCTGACCGGTGCCGGAATTCTGCAGGTCTATCTGCAGCGCTACAGCGAAAATCCCCTGCCATTCATGATGGTTCAGGATCAGATTTCACTGTTCTACTGGCTGCGTGAAGTCGCGGGTGTGATCTTCCTGATCGGATTGGTGGTGTATATCACCAGCTTCTTTATCAAGGGAGAAGAAGCGCGTCTGGTCAAAGCTGAAAATGTGATTTCCGACTAA
- a CDS encoding 4Fe-4S binding protein: MYQPQQFYRNLSRSVFFILFLLAPVTDLFRYDLTQGHFILFGQSLGLGIDQAVAGAGGSDAAVQILLRILLPIVVLVVAGIWIAARYGRLYCGWLCPHFSVVELINGQMQRLIGRPTIWEKGSKPHSLSAWLMLIVSSTAIALIWAVGLLGYLVPPLELYRDLWQLLLSGGRAWFLGVATLAFLSDFLFARHLFCKYGCALGVLQSLLWMMNPKALMVSFDSSRAALCKDCNNACDTACPMRLPARSIKRRKFTCTQCSECIHACNEVQKDNPDGGLLHWTAGDQRRSADSDRMIPVLELDSAKDSAKESER, encoded by the coding sequence ATGTACCAGCCTCAGCAGTTCTACCGAAACCTTAGCCGCAGTGTCTTCTTCATTCTGTTTCTGTTGGCACCCGTAACCGATCTGTTCCGCTATGACCTGACTCAGGGGCATTTTATTCTGTTTGGGCAGTCGCTGGGACTGGGTATCGATCAGGCGGTTGCCGGGGCGGGTGGTTCCGATGCTGCAGTACAGATTCTGTTGCGGATACTGCTGCCCATTGTGGTGCTGGTGGTTGCCGGAATCTGGATCGCCGCCAGATATGGCCGGCTTTATTGTGGCTGGTTGTGTCCCCATTTTTCAGTCGTGGAGCTGATTAACGGGCAGATGCAGAGGCTGATCGGTCGGCCCACTATCTGGGAAAAAGGCAGTAAACCTCACAGCCTGAGCGCCTGGCTGATGCTGATTGTCAGTAGTACGGCGATCGCTTTGATATGGGCTGTCGGATTGCTGGGTTATCTGGTACCACCGCTGGAGCTGTACCGTGATCTGTGGCAACTGCTATTAAGTGGGGGGCGGGCGTGGTTTCTCGGCGTCGCCACGCTGGCGTTTCTCAGCGACTTTCTGTTTGCCCGGCATCTGTTCTGTAAATATGGTTGTGCGCTGGGGGTATTGCAAAGCCTGTTGTGGATGATGAATCCCAAAGCACTGATGGTCAGTTTTGACAGCAGCAGAGCTGCGTTGTGCAAGGACTGTAATAATGCCTGTGATACTGCGTGTCCCATGCGCTTACCCGCGCGCAGTATCAAGCGCCGCAAATTTACCTGTACCCAGTGTAGTGAATGTATACATGCCTGCAACGAGGTACAGAAAGATAACCCGGATGGCGGCCTGCTGCACTGGACCGCAGGTGATCAGCGGCGCTCGGCGGATAGTGATCGGATGATTCCGGTATTGGAACTTGATAGTGCTAAGGATAGTGCTAAGGAGAGTGAAAGATGA
- a CDS encoding cytochrome c oxidase subunit 3, with the protein MNAVGYPQPVTAVKTLPGDFAVWLFIFAELSVFALLFLLFAITRVRYPEIFAQGQASVSTSAGLINTLALLTSSYFVVIAQRALLNNQRMVSVINLLLALACAGLYLGVKSVEYQHLAELGFGLGSNDFYFFYFGLTGFHMLHVILGMLVLLFLSYKVYRGSYHRERMNEFESGACYWHMVDLLWLMLFPLVYVLQG; encoded by the coding sequence ATGAACGCTGTTGGATACCCGCAACCGGTTACCGCAGTGAAAACTCTCCCGGGAGACTTTGCTGTCTGGTTGTTTATCTTTGCCGAACTGAGTGTATTTGCGCTGTTGTTTCTGTTGTTTGCGATTACCCGGGTACGTTATCCGGAGATATTTGCTCAGGGACAGGCCTCTGTCAGCACCAGTGCCGGACTGATAAATACTCTGGCGCTACTGACCAGCAGTTATTTCGTGGTTATCGCGCAGCGGGCATTGTTAAACAATCAGCGAATGGTCAGCGTGATCAATCTGTTGCTGGCGCTGGCCTGCGCCGGGCTCTATCTGGGGGTAAAGAGCGTTGAATATCAGCACCTGGCGGAACTTGGGTTTGGCTTGGGGAGTAATGATTTTTATTTCTTCTACTTCGGCCTGACCGGCTTTCATATGCTGCACGTGATTCTGGGCATGCTGGTGCTGCTGTTCCTCAGCTACAAGGTGTACCGGGGCAGTTATCACCGTGAACGGATGAATGAGTTTGAGAGCGGCGCCTGTTACTGGCATATGGTGGACCTGTTATGGCTGATGCTGTTTCCACTGGTGTATGTACTACAAGGCTGA
- a CDS encoding cytochrome C oxidase subunit IV family protein, with the protein MTGKYTLTGLWLLLLLLTIAMALLTESYRITFGLVAIVLLGSVIKASLLVEYFMGLKQAPLMWRGLMLAYIPVLAVCISLTYAF; encoded by the coding sequence ATGACGGGTAAATACACACTGACCGGGCTGTGGTTGCTGCTGTTACTGCTGACCATTGCTATGGCGCTGCTGACAGAGTCTTACCGGATAACCTTTGGACTGGTGGCTATAGTGCTGCTGGGTAGCGTGATTAAAGCCAGTCTGCTGGTGGAGTATTTCATGGGGCTGAAACAGGCTCCGCTGATGTGGCGTGGGTTAATGCTGGCCTATATTCCGGTGCTGGCAGTTTGTATCAGTCTGACCTATGCCTTTTGA
- a CDS encoding CbbQ/NirQ/NorQ/GpvN family protein, whose amino-acid sequence MSTVSQLNTAETLPFYEPQGHEIELFMHAYEHRLPVLIKGPTGCGKTRFISYMAERLGLPLYTVACHDDLSASDLVGRHLIGDGETVWSDGPLTRAVRTGGICYLDEVVEARKDTTVVIHPLTDDRRILPIDRTGETLQAPDNFMLVVSYNPGYQNLLKGMKPSTRQRFVSMSFDYLPAAAEVEVLLNETAVDKAIAEQLVILANGLRQLKDQDLEEGASTRLLVYTATLISTGFDPVKACRAGMIEPLSDDQDTIAGLMELVQAAFGRTD is encoded by the coding sequence ATGAGCACTGTTTCTCAACTGAATACGGCAGAGACGCTGCCGTTTTATGAACCGCAGGGGCATGAGATTGAACTCTTTATGCATGCCTATGAGCACCGGCTGCCCGTACTCATAAAGGGGCCGACCGGTTGCGGCAAGACCCGTTTCATCAGTTATATGGCCGAAAGGCTGGGGTTGCCGCTGTATACCGTGGCCTGTCACGATGATCTGAGTGCGTCGGATCTGGTCGGGCGTCACCTGATCGGCGATGGCGAAACCGTCTGGAGCGATGGGCCGCTGACCCGGGCCGTGCGTACCGGCGGTATCTGCTATCTGGATGAAGTGGTGGAAGCGCGTAAAGACACCACCGTGGTGATTCACCCGCTCACCGATGACCGGCGGATTCTGCCGATCGATCGCACCGGTGAAACCTTGCAGGCGCCGGATAATTTCATGCTGGTGGTGTCCTATAACCCAGGCTATCAGAATCTGCTGAAGGGGATGAAGCCCAGCACCCGGCAGCGCTTTGTCTCGATGAGCTTTGATTATTTGCCAGCCGCAGCCGAAGTTGAGGTGTTGCTGAATGAGACCGCGGTGGATAAAGCGATAGCCGAGCAGTTGGTGATTCTGGCTAACGGTTTACGGCAGCTGAAAGATCAGGATCTGGAAGAGGGGGCCAGTACCCGCCTGCTGGTGTATACCGCAACCCTGATCAGTACCGGGTTTGATCCGGTGAAGGCCTGCCGGGCGGGCATGATTGAGCCGTTGAGTGATGATCAGGACACCATTGCCGGGTTGATGGAGTTGGTGCAGGCGGCTTTTGGTCGCACTGATTAA